One Saccharopolyspora erythraea NRRL 2338 genomic region harbors:
- a CDS encoding STAS domain-containing protein, translated as MTVQQLGSQLPEPVVPSPEPVPRVALRGNVFRPQPDALVMAVEGEVSQRCADELEALLRPSPDPAIRYLVVDLSRVHRLGIAGLQLLTRAYMTTRSSGIGLRVVVATDEVRDALRTAGLDVVLDCRPNVAAALVDGQPRDAR; from the coding sequence ATGACCGTTCAGCAGCTGGGTTCGCAGCTCCCGGAACCGGTGGTGCCCTCGCCGGAGCCCGTGCCGAGGGTTGCGTTGCGGGGCAACGTGTTCCGGCCGCAGCCGGATGCGCTCGTCATGGCCGTGGAAGGCGAGGTGTCGCAACGCTGCGCCGACGAGCTGGAGGCGTTGCTGCGGCCGAGCCCGGACCCGGCGATCCGCTACCTCGTGGTGGATCTGAGTCGTGTGCACCGGCTGGGCATCGCCGGCCTGCAGTTGCTCACCCGCGCCTACATGACCACCCGGAGCAGTGGGATCGGCCTGCGCGTGGTGGTCGCCACCGACGAGGTTCGCGACGCGCTGCGGACAGCCGGACTCGACGTCGTACTGGACTGCCGCCCGAACGTCGCGGCGGCCCTGGTCGACGGGCAGCCCCGCGATGCGCGTTGA
- a CDS encoding YdcF family protein, whose protein sequence is MLFFGVAGVFLLLFLVSFLYDRRLVRNGVYLFLALVFLAGGLLLELSAVSRQAAAVVLLGVLLLLPLITLVLAGFLIVNGVTMMRREGKRPANLLSLAAGLGIIGIVAVKALANITRWLPLQVAVEAVSDVLAYVSLLFVCFLLYSFVYGRIRHRRDVDFIVVLGSGLIGSRVPPLLAGRLDRARAAFEAEEAKGRRPVLVTSGGQGPGEDLPEARAMADYLIAQGVPEDRILVEDQSRSTEENLRFSKAIMRERRPDYRCLVVTNSFHVMRAARIARGEKVNAQVIGSRTARYFLPSATIREFVAVFLAHRVVNIGVCLFLVSTSVVSAF, encoded by the coding sequence ATGCTCTTCTTCGGTGTCGCCGGGGTTTTCCTGTTGCTCTTCCTGGTCAGTTTCCTCTACGACCGGCGGCTCGTGCGCAACGGTGTCTACCTCTTCCTCGCGCTCGTCTTCCTGGCCGGAGGATTGCTGCTGGAGCTCAGCGCGGTCTCGCGGCAGGCGGCCGCCGTCGTGCTCTTGGGGGTGCTGCTCCTGCTTCCGCTGATCACTCTCGTGCTGGCGGGGTTCCTGATCGTGAACGGCGTGACGATGATGCGCCGTGAGGGCAAGCGCCCGGCGAACCTGCTGTCGCTGGCCGCCGGTCTGGGGATCATCGGCATCGTGGCGGTCAAGGCGCTGGCCAACATCACGCGTTGGCTGCCGCTGCAGGTCGCGGTGGAGGCGGTGAGCGACGTGCTCGCGTACGTGTCGCTGCTGTTCGTGTGCTTCCTGCTGTACTCGTTCGTCTACGGCAGGATCCGGCATCGCCGCGACGTCGATTTCATCGTGGTGCTCGGTTCGGGGCTGATCGGTTCGCGGGTGCCGCCGCTGCTGGCCGGCCGCCTCGACCGGGCGCGGGCCGCGTTCGAGGCCGAAGAGGCGAAGGGCCGCCGTCCGGTGTTGGTGACCTCGGGCGGGCAGGGGCCTGGTGAGGACCTTCCCGAAGCGCGCGCGATGGCCGACTACCTCATCGCCCAGGGCGTGCCCGAGGACCGCATCCTGGTCGAGGACCAGTCGCGGAGCACCGAGGAGAACCTGCGGTTCAGCAAGGCGATCATGCGGGAGCGCCGCCCGGACTACCGTTGCCTGGTCGTCACCAACAGTTTCCACGTCATGCGGGCCGCCCGCATCGCTCGCGGCGAGAAGGTCAACGCGCAGGTGATCGGCTCGCGCACGGCGCGCTACTTCCTGCCCAGCGCGACGATCCGCGAGTTCGTGGCGGTCTTCCTGGCGCACCGGGTGGTGAACATCGGCGTTTGCCTGTTCCTGGTCAGCACCAGCGTCGTCTCCGCGTTCTGA
- a CDS encoding DUF6131 family protein, translated as MITLGLILLILGVVLNISILYTIGGILLAVGLVLFVMGRTGTKVGGRSHWF; from the coding sequence GTGATCACTCTTGGTCTGATCTTGCTGATCCTTGGCGTGGTGCTCAACATTTCCATCCTCTACACGATCGGTGGCATCCTGCTCGCAGTGGGGCTCGTGCTGTTCGTGATGGGTCGGACGGGAACCAAGGTCGGTGGACGAAGCCACTGGTTCTGA